The sequence CGCGATGGTAATACAGGCAGATCAAGACCAGGTGGAAGCACCAGTGACTTGGCAGCAATCTGATCTACCGTCTGTAGCTCGTGGTAATCATGATAGCGCCGGAGCATGGTCGGCAGGGCGGTTAGCCAATCACGCCGATGAAAATCGGAATTGAAAATAACCGCATCGGCTACTAATGCGCTGGTAAAATTGATCCAGGCAAAGGTGTAATCGCGCTTGCGGCCCGGCGGTAGCGGATACGTCAGTTGATTTTCGTGAAAATAGATCGCGGTTGGAACCGATCCCAACGTGCGATCGGTCAACGCACGAAAAACGGCCAGGTCAAGCATATCGGTAGTAACTATCACATCAGGGATTTCAGCCAACGCTGCCACCTGCCGGGCCAGCGTGATCGCCCCACCTCGCATCCGCCACCGCCATCCCCCAGCCTGATTCATCGTAATGAGTCTGACCTGATGAGCACTATGCGCGGCATAACCGCTCGCCACTGCCGCGTGTGATCCGCCATGAAACGGATCAAGCCACCATATCTTCATCGTGTTGGTATTTTTACGCTCGCTGACCGTACATTATGCCCGCATTGAAGGGGCAACGCGGAGCTTCACCCCCGCGACACTATACACAAAGACATCAGTCATCGACCCGCATCATATACGCATTGACCCCTTCAACCCCTAATTGTGCTTCCAGGTTCAACAGATGGCGCAGCGGCTTTTGATAGGGATGGTTTTCGTCAAGCATCCGTGCCGCCGCTTTATGACTCCCAAGCTGCAAGAGATGGCGATAGGCGACCCACTCCGCATGCCCTTCACGGAGAAAATCATTCCGCAACAGTGGACAGTGCTCGGCCTGCCAGGCGTGTGCATACTCATGGGCTGCCGTGATACGAAAAACGAGTAACGGCAACCCGTAGAGCAAATAAATGACTCGCACATGATTCTGCCGTCGGTACAACCCAAGTGTATCCTGACCGGGAGCAACCAGGCCACGTAACCGGGCCATCGTCGGCGCATCAACCAGACGAAAGGCCACCCCTACCCGAAGCTGTAACCCCATCCCTGTAGCCAGCAGGCCCGCTGTCTGCTGAAACAGGTCTTGTGCGCGACTCGGATCGTAGATTGCCACGGCATGGCAGGCATCACACTGCTGTCGCCCATCATGCAGCTTCCAGAAGTGATTGCCGAGCGGCGCACCGCACGTATTACAACGGGGCCGAGTAGCAATACACTGTGGGCAAAACCGCTCTGGGCGATCAACTAATACGTAATAACTACCGGCCAACGGTTGCCCACAACTGGCACAGCGCGAATCATGAGCGGTCATAACTCACCTGCCCGAACAACGCCCCACCATCTTCAGGGAGCGTGCGGCGGCGGCCCATCGAGTTGCTCGGCCAGCCAGTGCTGCATGAGACTCAAACCGTTTGGATGCAAGCTGTGCCCAACCGGATCCTCGTGATACCGATGACGAGGCGCGTAGCGCGCCAGTATATCACGAGTACTTCGGGCGTGCTCGACCGGAATCACCTCATCGTAGGTTCCGTGCAATTGCAGAATAGGAAGCCGCTCGATACCGGCAGCCGGTGGCTGCGTAGTGAAGGCCGGATCAAGATACCCATTGGCCGCAATAACACCGGCCAGTCGTTCCGGAATCCGCCAGGCCAGCGCCAGGCTCAAGATAGCACCCTGACTGAAGCCAAACAAATAGGTACGCTGGGGATCGGTGCCGATCCGACCCGGCAATTCACTGATGAACCTAATCAATAATTCAACCGCCTGTGATCGCCCAACTGGATCGGGAATTAACCGGCCCGGCGCGCCACTCAGCTCGTACCATGCAAATCCTCCCCAGGGGAGTGCAATTGGTGCCCGCGCACTCACAATATGGACCCGATCATCGATCATATCAGCCAGTTCAAAGAGATCACGTTCATGGCTACCAAAACCGTGCAACATGACCAAGAGTGGGGCCGGCCCTTGCTCAATGAATGGTCGGCGTTCAATGGTGCGAATCGTTGTCATGGGATCACCAGTTCCTGCCCGACTTGCAGGTTGTCACCCTGTGCCGGAGTAAGATTATTAGCCTGTAGAATTGCTTCAATTGTAACCCCAAACCGTTCGGCAATGATACGCAATGTATCCCCGGCTTGCACAGTATAACGTCGTGGTCCGGCGGCTGTTGGGGTAGCAGGAGGTTCCGGAGTCGCGGTTGGTTCGGCAGTGGGGGTTGGTTCAACGGTGGGAGTTGGTTCGGCAGTGGGTGTTGGTTCAGGCGTCCTCGTTGCCGTTACCGTTAGCGTTGGTCGGGGTGTCATTGTTGGTACGACCGGCATTGTTGGCATGATCGGTAACAGCTCTTGATCAAGCGAATCGGTAACCGGCGGTACCCAGGCCGGTAACAACGTCAAATCACCGATCCGCAGGGGTGGCAATGGGTTCCGACTGATTGTAAAGATAGCCGCTGCCACTCCGATCAGAATGCCAGTCATTCCAACTGCGATGCCGACGGCGCCAATGAAACGCTGACCAATGCGCAGCACAAGTGCACTGATCGGCGGCGCCAAAAAAATAAAGATCAGCAGGAACCAGAGTGTTGTTTCTGTCAACATATCATTATTATTCGCCAACATCACGCTGCACAGGGCGTCACCGCATTACGGTACCAATGCCCAGCGTGGTTCGTAATCCAACCCAACGACCAGCACAATATCTGCGCCCAAGGGTTGTGGCGGTGCATCAGCCGGTGGTGTCGCAAAAACCTGACTCGGTGGCAACCCCAAATGTGCAGCCAGCCGGGCCAGTGTTTTCGGTTTCCCAGTGTAATCGATCAGTATCGTCTTCTCACGCCGTTCGGTATTACTGGCAGGCAATGTCTGAAAATTTGCTTGCGTCAATGCACGACTGATTCGCCCTGCCAGACCGTTCACCGAGGTACCGTTTAAGACCTGCACCTTCGCCTGTTCGCTGTCGATTTGCGGTCCAGCCCGGACTCGTTCGACCAACATTTCCAGATCGCGCCGGTTCCAGTAAATATCCGATCCAATTTCGGCAACTACTGCCACATCACGCGGATTGATACTGAATGTTGCGATCCGCCCGACATCAATAGCCTGGGCCAACATCAACAAATCGCGCAAGGCAGCCGGATCGTCAATTGGCAGAGTCGTCTTGATACTGCGCCGCGCCTCTTCGATGAATGTTGTCAACACCCCTGCCTGATCGATCAGGCCCCGCCGCTGGATCGTCGCAACCACTGCCCGCAACAACATCTGTTGCCGTTGGGCACGATCGAAATCACTCGAACCGTGACGGGATCGTGCGTACTTCAACGCAGTCTTCCCATCGAGTATCTGTAGACCGGCAGGAATGAAGATACGTTCGTACCCATAATCATCGGTAGGAAAACTACTGTCGAGAAGTGGCGCAGGAACGTCGATCAAAACGCCACCTATCGCATCGATTAACCGTTCAAAGCCGCTAAAATCGAGTTGAGCCACATAATCAACCGGCATATTCAGCAGCATCGCGACCGTCTCGGCAGTCAACGCTCCCCCAGCAGCGGCCGGATCAGTGCCAAGCCCGTACAGACTGGCTGCATGCTGATAGCCATAACTGTACGCAGCATTGATCTTCTGTTCGCCAAGACCGGGGATCACGGCCACCGTATCTCGTGGGATCGAGAGCAAACTGACCCACTGTTCGGTCGGATGGATGTACGCCAGAATCAATGTATCACTGCGCACTCCCTCGGCGCCATCGGTACGTTGATCAACACCGAGCAGCAATACCGTAAATGGCTGCCGAAACATTGCACTAGTCAGCGTTGCCGTCCTGGCCGGCGGGCGCAGTTCATTCTGGCGCATACTGGACAGAGTATGCCATACCCAACCTACACCGCTGAACGCTAGCAGCAGCACACAAACGATTCCACCAATGAGAACCAGCCATCGCCAACGCTGCCGACGCCGGGCACGAAGTAGGGCAACTCGTTCCCGTGCACTGCCTTGCGGTAACGTAGGTGGGCGTTGCCGTCGGTTACCACGTTGTCGATCCATTGTCGTCCGATACCCTACTCATCTATTACTTCCGGCTCATCAGGTGGTTCGTACAGGCTAGATGCTACGATTGGTGCACTCATCGTCAATCGACGCAATCCGGGGATACCGTTGATCGGCAAAATGGCCAGCACCACAATACTCATATCATCAGACGGTTGACCATCATCAAGCTCAAGCGCACGCTGGAGAATACTATCAACCAGTGTCTGTGGATCACGGCCCTCATGGGCCGGCCACGCCGCCAGATAATTGGGCAACCCCAAATCCTCACCACGTCGCTCTCCTGCTCGCAACAAGCCATCGGTAAACAAGACGACATAGGTATAGGGGACAACCGGTATCTCACTGATATGAGGACGGATTAATGGTTGCAAGCCAATCGGACTGGAGGGCGCGTTAAAACTGCGCATTTCCTGCGGTGTAATGACGAAAAACGGCGCCGGATTATTACGGGTAACCAGAATCTTTGGCCCGGCAAAATCAACCGAAAGAATATTCAACGTTGCTGCCGCCTGTCCCATTCGATAGGTATACAGATAGTCATGGACAGCTCGCGCCACTGCTCCATCACGTGCCCCGTCTTTCAGCAACGTAATCGCTCGCGTCGCTACCAGATGCGACAACGTTTTGGCACTGCGGCCACTGCCCTGCCCATCAACCAGAACAAACGAAAACCCACCACCCGGACGCTCAATCGTCTCGAGCGTATCACCACTCTCAATATCACCATACCGGGGAACTTTGGCAACTGCTACACGCATTTCCAGATCGGCCATTGCATTCATCCCCTCTTGATTACTCATAATCTGTAACAGCATACCATAACTTACAACATGCTATAATCACATTGTTACCAGGTAATAGCGATTCTTTGAACGATTGAGGAGGACGATGATGTCCGAAGGGCGTGTATTTCATAACTTGATCGGTGGCGAATTCGTTCCGGCTCAGAGTGGAAAAACCTTTGAGCGACGCAATCCTGCCGATACTCGCGATCTGGTGGGTGTATTCGCCGACAGCGATGAGCGTGATGTCCATGCGGCTGTTGAAGCGGCTAAAGCAGCTTTCCCCCATTGGAGCAAGGTGCCAGCACCAAAGCGTGGT comes from Chloroflexus sp. Y-396-1 and encodes:
- a CDS encoding LIM domain-containing protein; its protein translation is MTAHDSRCASCGQPLAGSYYVLVDRPERFCPQCIATRPRCNTCGAPLGNHFWKLHDGRQQCDACHAVAIYDPSRAQDLFQQTAGLLATGMGLQLRVGVAFRLVDAPTMARLRGLVAPGQDTLGLYRRQNHVRVIYLLYGLPLLVFRITAAHEYAHAWQAEHCPLLRNDFLREGHAEWVAYRHLLQLGSHKAAARMLDENHPYQKPLRHLLNLEAQLGVEGVNAYMMRVDD
- a CDS encoding LysM peptidoglycan-binding domain-containing protein, with the translated sequence MLTETTLWFLLIFIFLAPPISALVLRIGQRFIGAVGIAVGMTGILIGVAAAIFTISRNPLPPLRIGDLTLLPAWVPPVTDSLDQELLPIMPTMPVVPTMTPRPTLTVTATRTPEPTPTAEPTPTVEPTPTAEPTATPEPPATPTAAGPRRYTVQAGDTLRIIAERFGVTIEAILQANNLTPAQGDNLQVGQELVIP
- a CDS encoding PP2C family protein-serine/threonine phosphatase, whose product is MADLEMRVAVAKVPRYGDIESGDTLETIERPGGGFSFVLVDGQGSGRSAKTLSHLVATRAITLLKDGARDGAVARAVHDYLYTYRMGQAAATLNILSVDFAGPKILVTRNNPAPFFVITPQEMRSFNAPSSPIGLQPLIRPHISEIPVVPYTYVVLFTDGLLRAGERRGEDLGLPNYLAAWPAHEGRDPQTLVDSILQRALELDDGQPSDDMSIVVLAILPINGIPGLRRLTMSAPIVASSLYEPPDEPEVIDE
- a CDS encoding alpha/beta hydrolase; translation: MTTIRTIERRPFIEQGPAPLLVMLHGFGSHERDLFELADMIDDRVHIVSARAPIALPWGGFAWYELSGAPGRLIPDPVGRSQAVELLIRFISELPGRIGTDPQRTYLFGFSQGAILSLALAWRIPERLAGVIAANGYLDPAFTTQPPAAGIERLPILQLHGTYDEVIPVEHARSTRDILARYAPRHRYHEDPVGHSLHPNGLSLMQHWLAEQLDGPPPHAP
- a CDS encoding LCP family protein, which codes for MDRQRGNRRQRPPTLPQGSARERVALLRARRRQRWRWLVLIGGIVCVLLLAFSGVGWVWHTLSSMRQNELRPPARTATLTSAMFRQPFTVLLLGVDQRTDGAEGVRSDTLILAYIHPTEQWVSLLSIPRDTVAVIPGLGEQKINAAYSYGYQHAASLYGLGTDPAAAGGALTAETVAMLLNMPVDYVAQLDFSGFERLIDAIGGVLIDVPAPLLDSSFPTDDYGYERIFIPAGLQILDGKTALKYARSRHGSSDFDRAQRQQMLLRAVVATIQRRGLIDQAGVLTTFIEEARRSIKTTLPIDDPAALRDLLMLAQAIDVGRIATFSINPRDVAVVAEIGSDIYWNRRDLEMLVERVRAGPQIDSEQAKVQVLNGTSVNGLAGRISRALTQANFQTLPASNTERREKTILIDYTGKPKTLARLAAHLGLPPSQVFATPPADAPPQPLGADIVLVVGLDYEPRWALVP